The following proteins are encoded in a genomic region of Pagrus major chromosome 16, Pma_NU_1.0:
- the jade1 gene encoding protein Jade-1 isoform X1 yields MWNAGQAELSAEAAPRVKLTTPARLGPDVLPVPTPELRRQTTMKRSRHHSSSEDSDNGSNSTCWSQHSSQPRRGTGQKPSEVFRTDLITAMKVHDSYQLNPEDYYVLADPWRQEWEKGVQVPVSPQSIPQPVTRVLAEKGKEVMFIRPKKLIRTSGAEALGYVDIRTLAEGMCRYDLNEEDVSWLQIANEEFAEMAMPPLDEITMERVMEEFERCCHENMTHAMETEEGLGIEYDEDVVCDVCQSPDGEDNNEMVFCDKCNICVHQACYGIQKVPKGSWLCRICALGILPKCQLCPKKGGAMKPTRSGTKWVHVSCALWIPEVSIGNPEKMEPITNVSQIPSNRWALICCMCKEKTGACIQCSAKNCRTAFHVTCGLHASLEMNTILTEDDEVKFKSYCPKHSGLEGDESRDRDSGGEEEKEKEKESTRDKKGKRRGRVRGEEDAAASSSSSSYVAPQIINRAPSDAEQLTAQQEKRVNMRKLKLEAMEEDFYQYVEVEDVASHLKLAPEVVDFLYQYWKLKRKANFNQPLLTPKKDEEDSLARREQEVLLRRLQLFTHLRQDLERVRNLTYMVTRREKMKRSMWRVQEQIFQHQVRLLDHELLTGDPSAKDLEKLFSLGWLSSQGSQSHSGLKTKRSSLKQEKRKSSSSDRKSLSDSPHTHRKDNLSKPLEMKDSKGSRIKESAPAEAISDAKIQTSELSAEIQLPKLQKPEVVQETITVKLHKLESRKAPRREAPGPEHEALARRKRDDHEQEERKKKRNKDVMESFSSSQVKSKLGSKHLEKTVSIRLVDIRNSDSDDYFLDERITKRSSVSLDVNNTKLHRAGVVSDAAAATKTNGWLRKNHANGSHTPSRPVAGHLKGWGKFRIPKRSERPLMKDEEDEEEEEEHHKPLLRPLTNTPEPSYPRTRLRTGTENDGYASDSKPGEGDMEPCLKRCHSHQLRGDSSLGRRYGSDIIRRGVLAS; encoded by the exons atgtggaATGCGGGTCAAGCGGAACTCTCGGCTGAAGCTGCGCCTCGCGTCAAACTCACAACACCGGCTCGCCTCGGCCCCGACGTGCTCCC TGTCCCCACGCCGGAGCTCCGCCGACAGACCACGATGAAGAGAAGCAGGCACCACAGCAGCAGCGAGGACTCTGACAATGGCA GTAATTCGACCTGCTGGTCCCAACATTCATCACAGCCCAGGAGGGGGACGGGGCAGAAACCCTCCGAG GTTTTCAGGACAGACCTGATCACAGCCATGAAGGTGCACGACTCGTACCAGCTGAACCCCGAAGACTACTATGTCCTCGCCGACCCGTGGAGGCAGGAGTGGGAGAAAGGCGTCCAGGTTCCCGTCAGCCCGCAGTCCATCCCGCAGCCCGTCACCAG GGTGTTGgcagagaaaggaaaggaggtcATGTTCATCAGGCCAAAGAAGTTGATCCGGACGTCGGGCGCCGAGGCTCTGGGCTACGTGGACATCCGGACGCTGGCAGAGGGGATGTGTCGCTACGACCTGAACGAGGAGGACGTGTCCTGGCTGCAGATCGCCAACGAGGAGTTTGCAGAGATGG ccaTGCCGCCGTTGGACGAGATCACCATGGAGCGGGTGATGGAGGAGTTCGAGCGCTGCTGCCACGAGAACATGACGCACGCCATGGAGACGGAGGAGGGTCTGGGCATCGAGTACGACGAGGACGTGGTGTGCGACGTCTGCCAGTCGCCCGACGGCGAGGACAACAACGAGATGGTGTTCTGCGACAAGTGCAACATCTGCGTTCaccag GCGTGTTACGGCATCCAGAAGGTCCCAAAGGGCAGCTGGCTGTGCCGGATCTGCGCCCTCGGCATCCTGCCAAAGTGCCAGTTGTGTCCCAAGAAGGGCGGAGCCATGAAGCCGACCCGAAGTGGAACCAAGTGGGTCCACGTCAGCTGTGCCTTGTGGATTCCAGAG GTGAGCATCGGGAATCCAGAGAAGATGGAGCCGATCACCAACGTGTCCCAAATTCCCAGCAACAGATGGGCTCTGATCTGCTGCATGTGCAAAGAGAAGACGGGAGCGTGTATACAG TGCTCAGCGAAAAACTGCCGGACTGCCTTCCACGTGACGTGCGGCCTCCACGCCAGCCTTGAAATGAACACCATCCTCACCGAGGACGACGAGGTCAAGTTCAAGTCCTACTGCCCCAAACACTCCGGGCTCGAGGGCGACGAGTCCAGGGACCGAGActcaggaggagaggaggagaaggagaaggagaaggagagcacCAGAGACAAGAAGGGCAAGAGGAGAGGCAgggtgagaggggaggaggacgCTGCTGCCTCCTCGTCTTCGTCGTCCTATGTGGCTCCTCAGATCATCAACAGAGCGCCCAGCGACGCGGAGCAGCTCACCGCCCAGCAGGAGAAGAGAGTCAACATGCGTAAACTGAAGCTGGAGGCGATGGAGGAGGACTTCTACCAGTACGTGGAGGTGGAGGACGTGGCCAGCCACCTGAAGCTGGCTCCGGAGGTGGTGGACTTCCTGTACCAGTACTGGAAGCTGAAACGCAAAGCCAACTTCAACCAGCCGCTCCTCACGCCCAAGAAGGACGAGGAGGACAGCCTGGCACGCCGCGAGCAGGAGGTGCTGCTGCGACGACTGCAGCTCTTCACGCACCTCCGTCAGGACCTGGAGAGG GTGCGTAACCTGACCTACATGGTGACTCGGAGGGAGAAGATGAAGCGCTCGATGTGGAGAGTCCAGGAGCAAATCTTCCAGCACCAAGTCCGACTGCTCGACCACGAGCTGCTCACAG GTGATCCCTCAGCGAAGGACTTGGAGAAGCTCTTCTCTCTGGGCTGGTTATCCTCTCAGGGCTCCCAGTCTCACTCCGGACTGAAAACCAAACGATCTTCTCTAAagcaggaaaaaaggaaaagcagcagcagcgacagaAAAAGCCTCTCTGACTCCCCGCACACTCACAGGAAGGACAATCTGAGCAAACCACTGGAAATGAAGGACAGTAAAGGCTCCCGAATCAAAGAGTCTGCACCTGCTGAGGCCATCAGCGACGCCAAAATCCAAACCTCTGAGCTCAGCGCAGAGATTCAGCTCCCAAAGCTTCAGAAGCCAGAGGTCGTTCAGGAGACGATCACCGTCAAGCTGCACAAACTGGAGAGCAGGAAAGCCCCGAGGAGGGAGGCCCCGGGGCCCGAACACGAGGCGCTGGCCAGACGGAAACGAGACGACCACgaacaagaggagaggaagaagaagaggaataaGGATGTGATGGAgagcttcagcagcagccaggTGAAGAGCAAGCTCGGGTCAAAACATCTGGAGAAAACCGTTTCCATCAGGCTGGTCGACATCAGGAACTCTGACAGCGACGACTACTTCCTGGACGAACGAATAACGAAAAGAAGCTCCGTCTCTCTGGACGTGAACAACACTAAACTCCACAGAGCCGGCGTGGTGTCGGACGCCGCCGCTGCCACCAAAACTAACGGCTGGCTGAGGAAAAACCACGCCAACGGCTCGCACACGCCCAGCAGACCTGTGGCGGGACATCTGAAGGGCTGGGGGAAGTTCAGGATCCCAAAGAGGAGCGAGAGGCCTCTGAtgaaggacgaggaggacgaggaggaggaggaggagcaccaCAAGCCGCTGCTGAGGCCGCTGACCAACACGCCGGAGCCGTCGTACCCCAGGACGAGACTCCGCACGGGGACGGAGAACGACGGCTACGCCTCCGACTCCAAACCCGGCGAGGGCGACATGGAGCCCTGCCTGAAACGATGCCACTCCCACCAGCTGAGGGGCGACTCGTCTCTCGGCCGGCGCTACGGGTCTGACATCATCCGCCGAGGCGTGCTGGCCTCCTGA
- the jade1 gene encoding protein Jade-1 isoform X2, which produces MKRSRHHSSSEDSDNGSNSTCWSQHSSQPRRGTGQKPSEVFRTDLITAMKVHDSYQLNPEDYYVLADPWRQEWEKGVQVPVSPQSIPQPVTRVLAEKGKEVMFIRPKKLIRTSGAEALGYVDIRTLAEGMCRYDLNEEDVSWLQIANEEFAEMAMPPLDEITMERVMEEFERCCHENMTHAMETEEGLGIEYDEDVVCDVCQSPDGEDNNEMVFCDKCNICVHQACYGIQKVPKGSWLCRICALGILPKCQLCPKKGGAMKPTRSGTKWVHVSCALWIPEVSIGNPEKMEPITNVSQIPSNRWALICCMCKEKTGACIQCSAKNCRTAFHVTCGLHASLEMNTILTEDDEVKFKSYCPKHSGLEGDESRDRDSGGEEEKEKEKESTRDKKGKRRGRVRGEEDAAASSSSSSYVAPQIINRAPSDAEQLTAQQEKRVNMRKLKLEAMEEDFYQYVEVEDVASHLKLAPEVVDFLYQYWKLKRKANFNQPLLTPKKDEEDSLARREQEVLLRRLQLFTHLRQDLERVRNLTYMVTRREKMKRSMWRVQEQIFQHQVRLLDHELLTGDPSAKDLEKLFSLGWLSSQGSQSHSGLKTKRSSLKQEKRKSSSSDRKSLSDSPHTHRKDNLSKPLEMKDSKGSRIKESAPAEAISDAKIQTSELSAEIQLPKLQKPEVVQETITVKLHKLESRKAPRREAPGPEHEALARRKRDDHEQEERKKKRNKDVMESFSSSQVKSKLGSKHLEKTVSIRLVDIRNSDSDDYFLDERITKRSSVSLDVNNTKLHRAGVVSDAAAATKTNGWLRKNHANGSHTPSRPVAGHLKGWGKFRIPKRSERPLMKDEEDEEEEEEHHKPLLRPLTNTPEPSYPRTRLRTGTENDGYASDSKPGEGDMEPCLKRCHSHQLRGDSSLGRRYGSDIIRRGVLAS; this is translated from the exons ATGAAGAGAAGCAGGCACCACAGCAGCAGCGAGGACTCTGACAATGGCA GTAATTCGACCTGCTGGTCCCAACATTCATCACAGCCCAGGAGGGGGACGGGGCAGAAACCCTCCGAG GTTTTCAGGACAGACCTGATCACAGCCATGAAGGTGCACGACTCGTACCAGCTGAACCCCGAAGACTACTATGTCCTCGCCGACCCGTGGAGGCAGGAGTGGGAGAAAGGCGTCCAGGTTCCCGTCAGCCCGCAGTCCATCCCGCAGCCCGTCACCAG GGTGTTGgcagagaaaggaaaggaggtcATGTTCATCAGGCCAAAGAAGTTGATCCGGACGTCGGGCGCCGAGGCTCTGGGCTACGTGGACATCCGGACGCTGGCAGAGGGGATGTGTCGCTACGACCTGAACGAGGAGGACGTGTCCTGGCTGCAGATCGCCAACGAGGAGTTTGCAGAGATGG ccaTGCCGCCGTTGGACGAGATCACCATGGAGCGGGTGATGGAGGAGTTCGAGCGCTGCTGCCACGAGAACATGACGCACGCCATGGAGACGGAGGAGGGTCTGGGCATCGAGTACGACGAGGACGTGGTGTGCGACGTCTGCCAGTCGCCCGACGGCGAGGACAACAACGAGATGGTGTTCTGCGACAAGTGCAACATCTGCGTTCaccag GCGTGTTACGGCATCCAGAAGGTCCCAAAGGGCAGCTGGCTGTGCCGGATCTGCGCCCTCGGCATCCTGCCAAAGTGCCAGTTGTGTCCCAAGAAGGGCGGAGCCATGAAGCCGACCCGAAGTGGAACCAAGTGGGTCCACGTCAGCTGTGCCTTGTGGATTCCAGAG GTGAGCATCGGGAATCCAGAGAAGATGGAGCCGATCACCAACGTGTCCCAAATTCCCAGCAACAGATGGGCTCTGATCTGCTGCATGTGCAAAGAGAAGACGGGAGCGTGTATACAG TGCTCAGCGAAAAACTGCCGGACTGCCTTCCACGTGACGTGCGGCCTCCACGCCAGCCTTGAAATGAACACCATCCTCACCGAGGACGACGAGGTCAAGTTCAAGTCCTACTGCCCCAAACACTCCGGGCTCGAGGGCGACGAGTCCAGGGACCGAGActcaggaggagaggaggagaaggagaaggagaaggagagcacCAGAGACAAGAAGGGCAAGAGGAGAGGCAgggtgagaggggaggaggacgCTGCTGCCTCCTCGTCTTCGTCGTCCTATGTGGCTCCTCAGATCATCAACAGAGCGCCCAGCGACGCGGAGCAGCTCACCGCCCAGCAGGAGAAGAGAGTCAACATGCGTAAACTGAAGCTGGAGGCGATGGAGGAGGACTTCTACCAGTACGTGGAGGTGGAGGACGTGGCCAGCCACCTGAAGCTGGCTCCGGAGGTGGTGGACTTCCTGTACCAGTACTGGAAGCTGAAACGCAAAGCCAACTTCAACCAGCCGCTCCTCACGCCCAAGAAGGACGAGGAGGACAGCCTGGCACGCCGCGAGCAGGAGGTGCTGCTGCGACGACTGCAGCTCTTCACGCACCTCCGTCAGGACCTGGAGAGG GTGCGTAACCTGACCTACATGGTGACTCGGAGGGAGAAGATGAAGCGCTCGATGTGGAGAGTCCAGGAGCAAATCTTCCAGCACCAAGTCCGACTGCTCGACCACGAGCTGCTCACAG GTGATCCCTCAGCGAAGGACTTGGAGAAGCTCTTCTCTCTGGGCTGGTTATCCTCTCAGGGCTCCCAGTCTCACTCCGGACTGAAAACCAAACGATCTTCTCTAAagcaggaaaaaaggaaaagcagcagcagcgacagaAAAAGCCTCTCTGACTCCCCGCACACTCACAGGAAGGACAATCTGAGCAAACCACTGGAAATGAAGGACAGTAAAGGCTCCCGAATCAAAGAGTCTGCACCTGCTGAGGCCATCAGCGACGCCAAAATCCAAACCTCTGAGCTCAGCGCAGAGATTCAGCTCCCAAAGCTTCAGAAGCCAGAGGTCGTTCAGGAGACGATCACCGTCAAGCTGCACAAACTGGAGAGCAGGAAAGCCCCGAGGAGGGAGGCCCCGGGGCCCGAACACGAGGCGCTGGCCAGACGGAAACGAGACGACCACgaacaagaggagaggaagaagaagaggaataaGGATGTGATGGAgagcttcagcagcagccaggTGAAGAGCAAGCTCGGGTCAAAACATCTGGAGAAAACCGTTTCCATCAGGCTGGTCGACATCAGGAACTCTGACAGCGACGACTACTTCCTGGACGAACGAATAACGAAAAGAAGCTCCGTCTCTCTGGACGTGAACAACACTAAACTCCACAGAGCCGGCGTGGTGTCGGACGCCGCCGCTGCCACCAAAACTAACGGCTGGCTGAGGAAAAACCACGCCAACGGCTCGCACACGCCCAGCAGACCTGTGGCGGGACATCTGAAGGGCTGGGGGAAGTTCAGGATCCCAAAGAGGAGCGAGAGGCCTCTGAtgaaggacgaggaggacgaggaggaggaggaggagcaccaCAAGCCGCTGCTGAGGCCGCTGACCAACACGCCGGAGCCGTCGTACCCCAGGACGAGACTCCGCACGGGGACGGAGAACGACGGCTACGCCTCCGACTCCAAACCCGGCGAGGGCGACATGGAGCCCTGCCTGAAACGATGCCACTCCCACCAGCTGAGGGGCGACTCGTCTCTCGGCCGGCGCTACGGGTCTGACATCATCCGCCGAGGCGTGCTGGCCTCCTGA